One part of the Thermoanaerobacterium sp. CMT5567-10 genome encodes these proteins:
- a CDS encoding BMP family protein has product MKRLRVVLSLVLAFVLTLSLLSGCTSKTKQQSSQPNSTSQAAKNKNFKVGLVTDVGGINDHSFNQLAYQGLEKAKNELGVTVNFIQSKQQTDYVTNLTQFAQQKYNLVIAVGYLMKDAVEQVSKEFPDTKFLIIDSDITDRPNVASATFKTEQCGYLVGVMAGLMEKEKNAKLNDQNVVGVIGGMQIPPVDSYIAGFQQGVKAVNPDTKVLVSYTGNFNDPASGKQMALTQISQGADIVFGVAGQAGDGVINAAKEKNIYAIGVDADQNYMAPDTVMTSALKKVDTATFDTIKSVLDNNFKSGLVYFDLANDGIGYAKPIKDVPQSIVDKVDEYAKQIKDGTIKVSDQVQK; this is encoded by the coding sequence ATGAAAAGATTACGTGTAGTTCTTTCATTGGTGCTGGCATTTGTGTTGACTTTATCGCTTTTATCAGGTTGTACTTCAAAGACAAAACAGCAATCGTCACAGCCGAATAGCACAAGCCAAGCAGCAAAAAACAAAAACTTTAAAGTAGGGCTTGTTACAGACGTTGGCGGTATAAATGATCACAGCTTTAACCAATTGGCATATCAAGGCTTAGAAAAAGCTAAAAATGAGCTTGGTGTTACAGTTAACTTTATTCAGTCAAAACAGCAGACAGACTATGTGACAAATCTTACACAGTTTGCTCAGCAGAAGTACAATTTAGTAATCGCAGTTGGATACCTTATGAAAGATGCTGTTGAGCAGGTATCGAAGGAATTCCCGGACACAAAGTTTTTGATAATCGATTCAGATATAACAGACAGGCCAAATGTTGCATCTGCTACTTTTAAAACAGAGCAGTGCGGATACTTAGTAGGTGTAATGGCAGGTTTGATGGAGAAAGAAAAGAACGCGAAGTTAAATGACCAAAACGTCGTAGGTGTTATAGGTGGAATGCAGATACCACCTGTTGACAGCTACATTGCAGGTTTCCAACAAGGTGTAAAAGCCGTAAATCCTGATACAAAAGTGCTTGTAAGCTACACAGGTAATTTTAATGACCCTGCATCAGGAAAGCAGATGGCTTTGACACAAATAAGCCAAGGTGCTGATATAGTGTTTGGTGTTGCAGGACAAGCTGGTGATGGCGTTATAAATGCAGCTAAGGAAAAGAATATATATGCAATTGGTGTTGACGCAGATCAAAATTACATGGCTCCAGATACAGTAATGACATCAGCGCTTAAGAAAGTAGATACAGCAACTTTTGACACTATAAAGAGTGTTCTTGACAATAATTTTAAGAGCGGTCTTGTATACTTTGATTTAGCTAATGATGGTATAGGATATGCGAAGCCTATAAAAGATGTACCACAATCTATAGTCGACAAAGTGGATGAATATGCAAAGCAAATTAAGGATGGCACTATAAAAGTTTCGGATCAAGTGCAGAAATAA
- a CDS encoding DUF4914 family protein — protein MENDILNYFILPDDVLEILKSGKEIIIPESREELLNLTIGGGKNDTFEVSYDVPGRGKVVEATVTKCKNGFAINYPEPYMRRREPNCMVIADDKDTDKVRYKDRFGEDFEPLRVQTFQWLKGQDLIVMSFMAGDESLGYSSLVIAPKNAGFFVLALADIQGFIPKGKINKEFKPLSIIFVAPPFRHTHFGGKQVVVHNRLENMQELFSYNLYPGPSAKKGVYSVLLDIGEKEGWITAHASTVRVITPYDNIMTIMHEGASGGGKSEMTEQLPRELDGRIHFGTNIVTKEKFYMELKENSELQPVTDDMALCHPIYQDASKKLVVKDAEDGWFIRLDHVTEYGSSPDLEKLCIHPKEPLLFLNIDGVPNSTCLIWEHIEDSPGKPCTNPRVIMPRGFISNTVNEAVEVDIRSFGVRTPPCTKESPSYGILGLLHVLPPSIAWLWRLVAPRGYANPSIIDTGGLSSEGVGSYWPFATGKMVRHANLILEQIQNTPATKYVLIPNQHIGAYKVGFMPQWIAREYLSRRGGAKFRPDQLTKSKCSLLGYSLESLKIDGEFMPKHFLQVYLQPEVGEEAFQKGAKILTDFFKQELKKYLTPDLSQLGKKIIECCLDDGTLDDYINLL, from the coding sequence ATGGAAAATGATATTTTGAATTACTTCATATTGCCTGATGATGTCTTAGAGATTTTAAAAAGCGGGAAAGAGATAATTATTCCTGAAAGCAGGGAAGAACTGCTAAATTTGACTATTGGTGGCGGCAAGAATGATACATTTGAGGTATCATACGATGTGCCTGGACGAGGCAAAGTTGTTGAGGCGACTGTAACAAAATGCAAAAATGGCTTTGCTATAAATTATCCTGAACCTTACATGAGGCGCAGGGAACCAAATTGTATGGTTATAGCCGATGATAAAGACACTGATAAAGTTAGATATAAAGACAGATTCGGTGAAGATTTTGAGCCTTTAAGGGTACAGACATTTCAATGGCTGAAAGGGCAAGACTTAATTGTTATGTCATTTATGGCTGGGGATGAAAGCTTGGGATATTCATCACTAGTTATTGCACCAAAAAATGCTGGTTTTTTTGTTCTTGCGCTTGCGGATATACAGGGATTTATACCGAAAGGCAAGATAAATAAAGAATTTAAACCTCTTTCTATAATATTTGTGGCACCTCCTTTTAGACATACACACTTTGGTGGCAAGCAGGTTGTTGTTCACAATAGACTTGAAAATATGCAAGAGCTTTTCTCATATAATTTGTACCCGGGTCCGAGTGCAAAAAAAGGTGTTTACAGTGTTCTCTTAGATATAGGAGAAAAGGAAGGATGGATAACAGCGCACGCTTCTACGGTAAGAGTAATAACGCCGTATGACAATATAATGACTATTATGCATGAAGGTGCCAGTGGCGGTGGAAAGAGTGAGATGACTGAGCAGCTTCCAAGGGAATTAGACGGAAGGATTCACTTCGGCACTAATATCGTAACGAAAGAGAAGTTTTACATGGAATTAAAAGAAAACAGTGAATTACAGCCTGTTACAGACGATATGGCCCTTTGCCATCCAATTTATCAAGATGCAAGTAAGAAATTAGTGGTTAAAGATGCAGAAGATGGTTGGTTTATACGATTGGATCATGTTACAGAGTATGGGTCAAGCCCAGATCTTGAGAAATTATGTATACATCCTAAAGAGCCATTGTTATTTTTAAATATAGATGGTGTTCCTAATTCTACATGCCTTATTTGGGAACACATAGAAGATAGTCCAGGAAAGCCATGTACAAACCCGAGAGTTATAATGCCAAGGGGATTCATATCCAATACTGTTAATGAAGCTGTTGAAGTTGATATAAGGAGTTTTGGGGTAAGAACGCCTCCATGTACCAAGGAAAGTCCATCATATGGTATATTGGGATTACTGCACGTACTTCCACCATCTATTGCTTGGCTTTGGAGACTTGTAGCTCCAAGAGGATATGCAAATCCAAGCATAATAGACACAGGAGGATTAAGCAGCGAAGGTGTTGGCTCATATTGGCCATTTGCTACTGGAAAGATGGTAAGACATGCTAATCTTATTTTAGAGCAGATTCAAAATACACCTGCTACAAAATATGTATTAATACCAAATCAGCATATCGGTGCATATAAAGTCGGATTTATGCCACAATGGATTGCTAGAGAATACTTATCGAGGCGCGGCGGTGCGAAATTCAGACCGGATCAATTGACAAAGTCTAAATGCTCTCTTTTGGGGTATTCACTAGAATCGCTTAAAATAGATGGTGAATTTATGCCGAAGCACTTCCTGCAGGTTTATTTGCAGCCTGAGGTAGGTGAAGAGGCATTCCAGAAAGGTGCAAAGATATTAACTGATTTCTTCAAACAGGAGCTTAAAAAATATCTTACACCAGATCTGTCACAGCTTGGAAAGAAGATAATAGAGTGCTGTCTTGATGACGGAACGCTTGACGATTATATAAATCTCTTATAA
- the nifJ gene encoding pyruvate:ferredoxin (flavodoxin) oxidoreductase: MSKVMKTMDGNTAAAHVAYAFTEVAAIYPITPSSPMAEHVDEWSAHGRKNLFGQEVKVIEMQSEAGAAGAVHGSLAAGALTTTFTASQGLLLMIPNMYKIAGELLPGVFHVSARALASHALSIFGDHQDVMACRQTGFALLASGSVQEVMDLAAVAHLSAIKGRVPFLHFFDGFRTSHEYQKIEVMDYEDLRKLLDMDAVRAFKKRALNPEHPVTRGTAQNPDIYFQEREASNRYYNAIPDIVEEYMNEISKITGREYKLFNYYGAPDAERIVIAMGSVTETIEEAIDYLLKKGEKVGVVKVHLYRPFSFKHFLDAIPKTVKKIAVLDRTKEAGAYGEPLYEDVRAAFYDSELKPVIVGGRYGLGSKDTTPAQILAVFDNLKSDAPKNNFTIGIVDDVTNTSLPVGEEIETTPEGTISCKFWGFGSDGTVGANKSAIQIIGDNTDMYAQAYFAYDSKKSGGVTISHLRFGKKPIRSTYLINNADFVACHKQAYVYNYDVLAGLKKGGTFLLNCTWKPEELDEKLPASMKRYIAKNNIKFYIINAVDIAKELGLGARINMIMQSAFFKLANIIPIEDAVKHLKEAIVKSYGHKGEKIVNMNYAAVDRGIDALVKVDVPASWADAEDEVKEERNVPDFIKNIADVMNRQEGDKLPVSAFVGMEDGTFPMGTAAYEKRGIAVDVPEWQIDNCIQCNQCAYVCPHAAIRPFLLNEEEVKNAPEGFTSKKAIGKGLEGLNFRIQVSVLDCTGCGVCANTCPSKEKSLIMKPLETQLDQAKNWEYAMSLSHKENPLGTDTVKGSQFEKPLLEFSGACAGCGETPYARLVTQLFGDRMLIANATGCSSIWGGSAPSTPYTVNKDGHGPAWANSLFEDNAEFGFGMALAVKQQREKLADIVKEALELDLTQDLKNALKLWLDNFNSSEITKKTANIIVSLIQDYSTNDTKIKEVLNEILDRKEYLVKKSQWIFGGDGWAYDIGFGGLDHVLASGEDVNVLVFDTEVYSNTGGQSSKATPVGAVAQFAAAGKAIGKKDLGRIAMSYGYVYVAQIAMGANQAQTIKALKEAESYPGPSLIIAYAPCINHGIRLGMGCSQIEEKKAVEAGYWHLYRYNPLLKAEGKNPFILDSKAPTASYKEFIMGEVRYSSLAKTFPDRAESLFEKAEELAKEKYETYKKLAEQN; this comes from the coding sequence ATGTCGAAGGTTATGAAAACCATGGATGGCAATACAGCCGCTGCACATGTGGCATATGCTTTCACAGAAGTAGCTGCCATCTATCCGATAACTCCATCATCACCTATGGCAGAACATGTTGATGAGTGGAGTGCCCATGGTAGAAAGAATCTATTTGGGCAAGAAGTAAAAGTTATAGAGATGCAGTCAGAAGCAGGTGCTGCTGGTGCAGTTCATGGATCTCTTGCTGCTGGTGCGCTAACTACAACATTCACAGCATCGCAAGGTTTATTATTAATGATTCCTAATATGTATAAAATTGCTGGTGAGCTTTTGCCAGGCGTATTCCATGTTAGTGCTCGTGCACTTGCATCACATGCATTGTCTATTTTTGGAGACCATCAGGATGTTATGGCATGTAGGCAAACAGGATTTGCTCTACTTGCATCTGGCAGTGTTCAAGAAGTAATGGATTTAGCTGCTGTTGCACATTTATCAGCTATAAAAGGTAGAGTGCCATTTTTGCATTTCTTTGACGGATTTAGGACATCACATGAGTATCAAAAGATTGAAGTAATGGATTATGAGGATTTAAGAAAGCTTTTGGACATGGATGCTGTAAGAGCATTCAAAAAAAGAGCATTAAATCCAGAGCATCCCGTAACAAGAGGAACAGCTCAAAATCCTGACATCTACTTCCAGGAAAGAGAAGCATCAAATAGATATTACAATGCTATTCCTGATATAGTAGAAGAATATATGAATGAAATAAGCAAGATAACTGGCAGAGAATATAAATTATTTAACTACTACGGTGCTCCTGATGCTGAACGCATCGTGATTGCAATGGGTTCAGTTACAGAAACTATCGAAGAGGCGATTGACTACTTACTGAAAAAAGGCGAAAAAGTAGGTGTTGTAAAAGTACATCTATATAGGCCGTTCTCATTCAAGCATTTCTTGGATGCAATACCAAAGACAGTAAAGAAGATCGCTGTATTGGATAGGACAAAAGAAGCAGGTGCATATGGTGAACCTCTTTACGAAGACGTGAGAGCAGCTTTTTACGATAGTGAATTAAAGCCTGTAATTGTGGGTGGCCGTTATGGTTTAGGTTCAAAAGATACAACACCTGCACAGATACTAGCTGTATTTGACAACTTAAAATCTGACGCACCGAAAAACAACTTCACAATAGGTATAGTCGACGATGTTACAAATACATCACTTCCTGTCGGTGAAGAAATTGAAACAACACCAGAAGGTACGATAAGTTGCAAATTCTGGGGATTTGGCTCAGACGGTACAGTCGGTGCAAACAAGAGTGCTATACAGATTATTGGCGACAACACTGATATGTATGCGCAAGCTTATTTTGCATATGACTCAAAAAAATCAGGCGGTGTTACAATATCACATCTGCGTTTTGGTAAGAAGCCAATAAGGTCAACATACCTTATAAACAATGCTGACTTTGTGGCATGCCATAAACAAGCTTATGTGTATAACTATGATGTGCTTGCAGGACTTAAAAAAGGTGGTACATTCTTACTAAACTGCACATGGAAGCCAGAAGAACTTGATGAAAAATTACCTGCGTCCATGAAGAGATACATCGCTAAGAATAACATCAAGTTTTATATCATAAATGCTGTTGATATAGCTAAAGAATTAGGTCTTGGAGCTAGAATCAACATGATAATGCAATCTGCATTTTTCAAACTTGCAAATATCATCCCTATAGAAGATGCAGTAAAACACTTAAAAGAAGCTATTGTTAAATCATACGGCCATAAAGGCGAAAAAATAGTAAACATGAACTATGCGGCTGTTGATCGTGGAATAGATGCACTTGTAAAAGTTGATGTCCCAGCATCATGGGCAGATGCTGAAGATGAAGTCAAAGAGGAAAGGAATGTTCCTGATTTCATAAAGAATATTGCAGATGTAATGAATAGGCAAGAAGGAGATAAATTGCCTGTAAGTGCATTCGTCGGCATGGAAGATGGTACATTCCCTATGGGTACAGCAGCTTATGAAAAACGCGGTATCGCTGTAGATGTGCCTGAATGGCAGATAGACAACTGCATACAGTGTAATCAATGTGCATATGTATGTCCACACGCAGCAATAAGACCATTCCTTTTAAACGAAGAAGAAGTAAAAAATGCACCTGAAGGATTTACTTCAAAAAAAGCAATAGGTAAAGGGCTTGAAGGTCTCAATTTCAGAATTCAGGTAAGTGTACTTGACTGTACAGGCTGCGGCGTATGCGCAAATACATGTCCTTCAAAAGAGAAATCCCTCATAATGAAGCCTTTAGAGACACAGTTAGATCAAGCAAAGAATTGGGAATATGCTATGTCCCTTTCACATAAAGAAAATCCATTGGGTACAGACACCGTAAAGGGAAGCCAGTTTGAAAAGCCTTTGTTGGAGTTCTCAGGTGCTTGTGCAGGATGCGGTGAAACACCATATGCAAGACTTGTAACACAACTATTTGGCGACAGGATGCTCATTGCAAATGCTACAGGTTGCTCATCAATATGGGGTGGCAGTGCTCCATCTACACCATACACCGTAAACAAAGACGGTCATGGCCCTGCATGGGCAAACTCTCTCTTTGAAGACAACGCTGAGTTCGGATTCGGTATGGCATTAGCTGTAAAGCAGCAAAGAGAAAAACTTGCTGACATAGTAAAAGAAGCATTAGAATTAGATTTAACACAAGACTTAAAGAATGCCTTAAAGTTATGGCTCGATAATTTCAATAGCTCAGAAATAACAAAGAAAACAGCAAATATAATAGTTTCTTTAATTCAGGATTACAGCACAAATGACACAAAGATTAAAGAAGTATTAAATGAAATACTTGATAGAAAAGAATACTTGGTTAAGAAGTCTCAGTGGATATTCGGCGGTGACGGTTGGGCATACGATATAGGTTTCGGTGGTCTTGACCATGTACTTGCATCTGGTGAAGATGTAAATGTGCTTGTATTTGATACAGAAGTATATTCAAATACTGGTGGACAATCATCAAAAGCAACACCAGTTGGTGCAGTCGCACAGTTTGCAGCAGCTGGTAAAGCAATCGGAAAGAAAGATTTAGGCCGCATAGCTATGAGCTATGGATATGTTTATGTGGCACAAATCGCAATGGGTGCAAATCAAGCTCAAACAATTAAAGCGCTAAAAGAAGCAGAAAGCTATCCTGGCCCATCGCTTATAATAGCTTATGCACCTTGCATTAACCATGGCATCAGATTAGGTATGGGCTGCAGTCAGATAGAAGAAAAGAAAGCAGTTGAAGCTGGTTACTGGCATCTATACAGGTATAACCCATTGCTTAAAGCCGAAGGCAAGAATCCATTTATCCTTGATTCAAAAGCTCCAACAGCTTCATATAAAGAATTTATCATGGGTGAAGTTCGTTATTCATCCCTTGCCAAGACATTCCCTGACAGAGCAGAATCTTTATTTGAAAAAGCTGAAGAGCTTGCAAAAGAAAAATACGAGACATACAAAAAGCTTGCTGAACAAAATTAA
- the tnpA gene encoding IS200/IS605 family transposase, giving the protein MANKRDEMARTKWMCKYHIVFTPKYRRKIIYNQYKESIRDILKELCKYKGVEIIEGHLMPDHVHMLVSIPPKISVSSFMGYLKGKSALMIFYRHANLKYKFGNRHFWAEGYYVSTVGLNEATIKKYIQEQEKRDIMLDKLSVKEYEDPFKG; this is encoded by the coding sequence ATGGCTAATAAACGAGATGAAATGGCACGCACAAAATGGATGTGCAAATACCACATTGTGTTCACTCCTAAGTATAGACGAAAAATAATATATAATCAATACAAAGAAAGTATAAGGGATATATTAAAAGAACTATGTAAATACAAAGGAGTGGAAATAATAGAAGGACATCTAATGCCGGATCATGTACACATGTTAGTGAGTATACCACCAAAAATTAGTGTATCTAGTTTTATGGGATACTTAAAAGGGAAGAGTGCATTGATGATATTTTACAGGCATGCAAATCTAAAGTATAAATTTGGCAATAGACATTTTTGGGCGGAAGGATATTATGTAAGCACTGTAGGACTAAATGAGGCAACAATAAAGAAATACATTCAGGAACAAGAAAAGCGAGATATTATGTTGGACAAATTAAGTGTAAAAGAATATGAGGACCCCTTTAAGGGGTAG
- a CDS encoding cyclodeaminase/cyclohydrolase family protein — protein sequence MLVNYTLNDYVKEVASSKPAPGGGSVSALVASLGVALSSMVYNLTIGRKFYDEYDNDIKDELESGLKICERLLSEVMELVDEDKKAYEEVISAIKMPKDTDEDKVKRSEKLEKAYMKAINVPLKLARLCSEGFAPTLLIAQYGNPNAVSDAAVGALLLFAGLQSAMINVKVNAKYIKDKSFVDSVLSECDDLIKRYEPIRDEILNISMKDL from the coding sequence ATGCTTGTAAACTATACGTTAAATGACTATGTAAAAGAAGTTGCATCTTCAAAGCCAGCTCCTGGTGGTGGCAGTGTATCAGCATTAGTGGCAAGTTTAGGCGTGGCTTTGTCTTCGATGGTATACAATCTTACAATAGGCAGGAAATTTTACGACGAATACGATAATGACATTAAAGATGAGTTAGAAAGCGGACTTAAGATTTGCGAAAGGCTTCTGTCAGAGGTTATGGAATTAGTGGATGAAGATAAAAAAGCATATGAAGAAGTCATAAGTGCAATTAAAATGCCTAAAGATACTGATGAAGATAAAGTCAAAAGAAGTGAAAAACTTGAGAAAGCCTATATGAAAGCTATAAATGTACCACTTAAGTTAGCTCGTCTGTGCAGTGAGGGATTTGCTCCGACTTTGCTTATAGCACAGTACGGAAACCCAAATGCAGTATCTGATGCTGCAGTCGGCGCTTTGCTTCTCTTTGCTGGACTTCAAAGTGCTATGATAAATGTGAAAGTAAATGCGAAATACATAAAAGATAAATCTTTTGTTGATAGTGTCCTTAGCGAATGTGATGATTTAATAAAAAGATATGAACCTATAAGAGATGAGATTTTGAATATCTCTATGAAAGATTTATGA
- the ftcD gene encoding glutamate formimidoyltransferase, producing the protein MNKIIECVPNFSEGKDANKIAELVSEVVSVKGVKLLDYSMDSDHNRSVITFCGDVGGIKEAAFNVAKKASEIIDMRYHKGQHPRIGALDVMPFVPLKNTTMEECIEIAKEVGKRIGDELNIPVYLYEEAQPNPKRKNLEDIRRGEYEHFFEKIKMPEWVPDFGPHEMNEKSGVTVIGARHFLIAYNVNLGTNNIDIAKKIAKAVRFSSGGFRYLKAMGVDLKQRNIVQVSMNFTNYEKTPVFRVFEVIKREAARYGVNIVGSELIGLIPAKALYDTAEYYLMMENFSYDKVIEYRLYE; encoded by the coding sequence ATGAATAAGATAATAGAATGTGTACCGAATTTTAGTGAAGGTAAAGACGCAAATAAAATAGCTGAGCTTGTATCTGAGGTAGTATCAGTAAAAGGTGTAAAACTTTTGGATTACTCTATGGATAGTGATCACAATAGGTCGGTAATAACATTTTGCGGTGACGTGGGGGGAATAAAAGAGGCTGCCTTTAATGTTGCTAAAAAAGCCTCAGAGATTATTGACATGCGCTATCATAAAGGTCAGCATCCAAGGATTGGAGCTTTGGATGTTATGCCTTTTGTGCCTTTGAAAAATACTACTATGGAGGAATGTATAGAAATAGCAAAAGAAGTAGGAAAGCGAATCGGAGATGAACTTAATATACCGGTGTATCTATACGAGGAAGCTCAACCAAATCCGAAGAGAAAGAATCTGGAAGACATAAGGAGGGGTGAGTATGAACATTTTTTTGAAAAGATTAAAATGCCTGAATGGGTTCCAGACTTTGGACCACATGAGATGAATGAAAAAAGTGGTGTTACTGTCATCGGAGCAAGACACTTTCTTATTGCTTATAACGTGAATTTAGGGACAAACAATATAGATATTGCAAAAAAGATAGCGAAGGCTGTAAGATTTTCCAGTGGTGGGTTTAGATACTTAAAGGCGATGGGAGTAGATTTAAAACAGAGAAATATTGTACAAGTTTCAATGAATTTTACAAATTACGAAAAAACACCTGTATTCAGGGTATTTGAGGTGATTAAAAGAGAAGCAGCTAGATATGGAGTAAATATTGTTGGCAGTGAGCTTATAGGATTGATTCCTGCTAAAGCATTGTATGATACAGCAGAGTATTATCTTATGATGGAAAATTTCAGTTACGATAAAGTTATTGAATATAGATTGTACGAGTAA
- a CDS encoding NADP-dependent isocitrate dehydrogenase, translating to MSEKIKMANPIVELDGDEMTRIIWQMIKEMLIEPFVDLNTEYYDLGLKNRDLTDDQVTIDAAYAIKKHKVGVKCATITPNAQRVEEYKLKKMWKSPNGTIRAILDGTVFRTPILVKGIKPLVKSWTKPITIARHAYGDVYKDVEYRLEKAAKAELVVTYKDGDVERQTIHEFDGPGILIGMHNLDKSIKSFAKACFNYALSQKQDLWFATKDTISKIYDHTFKDIFNDMYENEYKDKFNEAGIEYFYTLIDDAVARVIRSEGGMIWALKNYDGDVMSDMVATAFGSLAMMTSVLVSPEGDFEYEAAHGTVTRHYYKYLKGEETSTNPIATIFAWTGALKKRGQLDNNKSLVKFAEKLEEASLKTIESGIMTNDLAAISELPNKKSVNTKEFLNEIKNHLEKLI from the coding sequence ATGAGCGAAAAAATCAAAATGGCAAATCCCATTGTGGAGCTAGATGGTGACGAAATGACCAGAATTATCTGGCAGATGATTAAAGAAATGCTTATAGAACCTTTTGTAGATCTGAATACAGAATACTACGATCTAGGCTTGAAAAATAGAGATCTAACAGATGATCAGGTAACTATTGATGCTGCATATGCAATAAAAAAGCATAAAGTCGGTGTTAAATGCGCAACAATAACACCAAATGCTCAGCGAGTGGAAGAATATAAATTAAAAAAGATGTGGAAAAGTCCAAATGGAACTATAAGAGCCATACTAGACGGAACTGTTTTTAGAACTCCTATACTTGTAAAAGGAATAAAACCCCTGGTTAAAAGTTGGACAAAGCCTATAACAATTGCCCGTCATGCTTACGGAGATGTATACAAAGACGTAGAATACAGGCTTGAAAAGGCTGCAAAAGCTGAACTCGTTGTAACTTACAAAGATGGTGACGTAGAAAGGCAGACTATTCACGAATTCGATGGTCCGGGCATTCTAATTGGAATGCACAACCTAGATAAATCAATAAAAAGTTTTGCAAAAGCATGTTTTAACTATGCATTAAGCCAAAAACAGGACTTATGGTTTGCAACTAAAGATACCATATCAAAGATATACGACCATACATTTAAGGACATATTCAATGATATGTATGAAAATGAATATAAAGATAAATTTAATGAAGCAGGTATTGAATATTTTTACACACTTATAGATGACGCAGTTGCACGCGTAATAAGATCTGAAGGCGGAATGATATGGGCTTTGAAGAACTACGATGGAGATGTAATGTCAGACATGGTGGCAACAGCCTTTGGAAGTCTAGCCATGATGACATCTGTGCTGGTATCTCCAGAAGGTGATTTTGAATATGAAGCTGCCCATGGGACAGTAACACGCCATTATTACAAATATTTAAAAGGCGAGGAAACATCCACTAATCCGATTGCTACTATATTTGCTTGGACAGGCGCCTTGAAAAAGCGCGGACAGCTAGACAATAATAAATCCCTTGTGAAATTCGCCGAAAAGTTAGAAGAGGCGTCATTAAAAACTATAGAAAGCGGCATAATGACAAATGATCTAGCTGCAATTTCTGAGCTACCAAATAAAAAATCGGTAAACACAAAAGAATTTTTAAACGAAATTAAAAACCATCTGGAAAAACTAATATAA